One Bacillota bacterium genomic region harbors:
- a CDS encoding helix-turn-helix transcriptional regulator: MINENIALTEAVYYILLSLYEPLHGYGIMQKVEGLSAGRVRLAAGTLYGAINTLLEKGWISALPGERNSRKKEYIITGSGRNAVNNEILRLQELLTNGEKTVGGNMQ, encoded by the coding sequence ATGATAAATGAAAATATAGCCTTGACAGAAGCAGTGTATTATATCCTGCTGTCTCTTTATGAACCACTGCATGGATACGGGATAATGCAAAAGGTCGAGGGTTTAAGCGCCGGGCGTGTCAGGCTTGCTGCGGGGACGCTTTACGGAGCTATAAATACCCTTCTTGAAAAAGGCTGGATATCCGCTTTGCCGGGTGAAAGAAACAGCAGGAAAAAAGAATACATAATAACCGGTTCCGGCAGGAACGCAGTCAATAATGAGATTTTAAGGCTTCAAGAGCTTTTGACAAACGGTGAAAAAACAGTCGGAGGTAATATGCAATGA
- a CDS encoding DUF2812 domain-containing protein: protein MRITKHKLFFAWEYEKEELWLNEMSAQGLQLVGVGFCKYIFEEGTPSEYSYRIELLNQYPTHPESVSYIHFLEGSGIEHVGSYMRWVYLRKKSDGAFDLFSDIDSKISHCKRILTLFLCLLPLEISALTTNAATAAMGSVLNMFCAILLSILLIFLAAGTFRLWLKIKNLKKERIMHE, encoded by the coding sequence ATGAGGATCACAAAACATAAATTATTTTTTGCATGGGAATATGAAAAAGAAGAGCTTTGGCTGAACGAAATGTCAGCGCAAGGATTACAGCTTGTTGGTGTTGGCTTCTGCAAATACATATTTGAAGAGGGCACGCCCAGTGAATACAGTTATCGCATCGAGCTTCTTAATCAATACCCAACGCACCCGGAAAGCGTTTCATATATACATTTTCTTGAGGGATCAGGCATCGAACATGTCGGATCATACATGCGCTGGGTATATTTGCGGAAGAAATCAGACGGAGCGTTTGACCTGTTTAGTGATATCGACTCAAAAATAAGCCATTGTAAACGTATCCTCACTCTGTTTTTGTGCCTGTTGCCTCTTGAGATTTCCGCCCTTACCACTAACGCCGCCACCGCTGCAATGGGTTCAGTGCTCAATATGTTCTGTGCCATACTGCTGTCAATACTGCTGATATTTTTGGCAGCAGGTACATTCAGACTATGGCTTAAAATCAAAAACCTTAAGAAAGAACGCATTATGCATGAATAA
- a CDS encoding GIY-YIG nuclease family protein produces MDKLRRKELLEEYKQIKTYMGVVKITNVKNGKIFLAAFPNLKNIWTRIEGQLNMGRHTNSKLQKDWNEYGADAFIFEILEEKKTDDMIDVAFEAKLLLKNWLIKLQPFDECGYNKRPDNIE; encoded by the coding sequence ATGGATAAATTAAGACGTAAAGAGCTTTTAGAAGAATATAAACAGATAAAGACATATATGGGTGTTGTGAAAATAACCAATGTTAAGAACGGAAAAATATTTCTCGCCGCTTTTCCAAATCTCAAAAACATATGGACTAGGATCGAAGGTCAGCTGAATATGGGCAGGCATACAAATTCAAAGCTGCAAAAAGACTGGAACGAATATGGAGCCGACGCATTCATATTTGAAATTTTGGAGGAAAAGAAGACTGACGATATGATCGATGTCGCATTCGAAGCAAAACTGCTGTTAAAAAACTGGCTTATAAAGCTTCAGCCTTTCGATGAGTGCGGTTACAACAAACGACCTGACAATATAGAATAG